A stretch of DNA from Thermocrinis sp.:
CAGACATAATAACCTTTCCTGAGTTAAACCTCAGAAGATTTTGGACCAGAGGTTTCAATCAAATAGAAGAGATCCTAAAAGGTGCGGGGGTACCTTATCAGCGGGTTTTTAAAAGAGTTGGCTTTGACCCCCCTATGGCAAGACTGGATAAGAAAAAAAGGATTAAAGCATCCCAAACTCACACATTGAGAGAAGAGTGGATAGAAGTCCTTGAAGGCAAAAAGGTTCTGATCGTGGATGACGTGCTAACCACTGGAGGGACAATATCCCGTCTTTGTGAGCTTTTGCTCTCTGTAGGAGCAGAGCAAACACACGCCTTTTTTCTTACAAAAGAGTTCTAAACTGTTTGTCTGAATTTTTGAAGGGCTCTTTTTATACCTCTTACAGCCTGTCTTATCCTGTTTTCGTTTTCTACCAACGCAAATCTTACGTAGCCTTCTCCGTATTCACCAAAACCTATGCCCGGAGAAATAGCCACCTTTGCTTCCTTTAGCAGAAAGAGAGAGAAATCAAGGGAGTTCATACCAACCCATTCAGGTATGCGAGCCCAAACGAACATAGAGGCCTTGGGTTTTTGCACTTCCCAACCAATTCTGTTTAGCCCTTCCACCAACACATCCCGCCTCTTTTGATAAACATCTCTGTTTTTTTCCACTATTTCGTAAGGGCTTTCTAAAGCTATTATTGACGCTACCTGTATGGGTGTAAAAACTCCATAATCAAGGTAGCTTTTAAGATGAGCTAAGTTTTTTATGAGTATTTCGTTTCCTAAAACAAAGGCTACCCTCCAACCTGCCATAGAAAAGCCCTTAGACATTGAATAAATCTCCACAGCTACATCAGTTGCCCCTTCTACCTGCAGTATGCTTGGAGGTTCGTATCCATCAAAGCCTAAATCTGCATAGGCAAAATCGTGGATTATCCATATGCCCTCCTTTTTTGCAAAGCCGACCACTTCTTTGAAAAAGTCAAGACTTACGCACAAAGTGGTAGGATTGTGGGGAAAGCTAAGAACCAACGCTTTGGGTTTTCTGTAAGAAGACTTAACAGTATCGTAAATTTTTTTCAGAAAGCTTTCCTCAAAGTCTTCTTCTTCATCTGGGATGATAGGTATGGACAGAGCGTCCGCACCAGCTATTATAGGTGCATAGTAGTGTATGGGATAAGTTGGGTTGGAAACTATGATTGAATCTCCGGGCTCCACAATGGCCAGTATGAGGTGCGAATATCCTTCCTTTGCACCTATGGTCATTATGGCTTGGGTTTCTGGGTCTAACTCAACCCCATACCTCCTTTTGTAGAAATCACATATAGCCTTTCTCAATCTTGGGATTCCCTTTGATGCGGAGTATCCGTGCACGTTGTCCCTTCTTGCCACCTCGCAGAGCTTCTCTATTATGTGCGGAGCGGGTGGAAGGTCTGGATTTCCCATTCCCAAATCCACTATGTCCTCTCCTTCCCTCCTGAGCTTATACTTTAGATCATTGACCATAGCAAATACATACTTTGGAAGCTTTTTAACCCTTGGAAACATCCACTCTTCAGTCATGTTCCCTTTCCTCTTCTAATTCCTTGCAGTTTATGCACATGGTGGTTACAGGTCTTGCCAACAACCTTTCAAAAGGTATGGGGGCACCACAACTTTCACATATTCCATAGCTACCCATATCTATTTTATACAGTGCATAGTCTATCTTCCTTAAAAGCTTAAGTTCTCTGGTTTTTATCCTTTGCAAACTTATGTATCTGCCAGTTTCTAAGTTAGCCCTGTCTATCTCGTCTCCACCCTCAAAGGTCACGTTGGATGGATCCTTTATCTGCTCTTGGGCAGAGCTTAGGACCTTATTCCTAAGCTCAAGGAGCGCTTCCTTTATCTGTGCAATCTGCTCTTCAGTTAAATGGTGCATAGGGATTAAATTATAACCGCAGGATTCGTATAGCAGTGGCAAATGTCCTTGGGCGGATAGGAGACATAGCGGTTCAGGCCCTTGGAAAACAAAAAGACCCCCGCGCAGTAAAGCCTCTTATTNNNNNNNNNNNNNNNNNNNNNNNNNNNNNNNNNNNNNNNNNNNNNNNNNNNNNNNNNNNNNNNNNNNNNNNNNNNNNNNNNNNNNNNNNNNNNNNNNNNNTGCTATGTTTCAGGTGCCCGAGCTAACGCCAGAAGAGGCAAAAAAGCTTTTGGAAGAAGAAAAAGAAAACGTCCTGCTACTGGATGTGAGAACACCCCCTGAGCACATCCAAATAAGAATACCCAACTCCATACTCATACCCCTTGATGAGTTAAGGTTTGCATACTCAAGCTTACCAAAGGACAAAAAGATCATAGTCTATTGCAGAAGCGGTGAAAGAAGCGCCTTTGCTACCTATCTGCTTAGACACCTTGGATATGAAGCGTACAACTTAGCAGGTGGTATTCTTATGTGGAATTACGAAAAGGAATCGGGCATACCATCGTAAATCTGACAGGTGTTCCCCTCACAAACCACCAGACCTCTAACAGGCTTTCTGATCACCACTTTGAAAGGTCTAAAAGCTTTCAGCATAGGCTCAAAAAATTCACTTGTCTCTACTTTGTATATACCTCTTAGGTATGCATAAAGGCTTATCAGGTATGAGGCAGATATGCTGGGTATTTCTTCTACTTGTCTGACAAAGGCCTGTAGGTTCTTTTCTGCAAACTCTAAAAGCTCAGTTCTGTCCGTTATGCTACCAAGGGTTAAAAGCAAATAGGGAGCGGAGCCATTAACCGATTGGGTGGGTGTGTCTGAAATACTTTTCAGCCTAAGGCTCAAAAGGCCGCTTCCTTGCTCTTTTGTATCAAAGAATCCCCAGTTTTGTTGATCCCAAAACTTATCTATGGCTTTAAGGGTAAGTTCTAAGGAAACCTCCAGCCATCTGGGCTCCTGCGTAATTTCAAAAAGGGCTAAGAGCCCCCTTGCCAAAAAGATGTAATCCTCAGAAAAACCCTCTACTCCCTGCGCATGCTCTAAGTCTTTGCCGTTATATAGTTCTCTTAGGATCCTCTCCGCAGTTTTTACAGAGAAGTCTTTGCTCCAGCTGTCTCCGAAAACTTTGTAGTAATAAGCCATAGCCTCCAACATCAGCCCGTTCCAACTGGTGTAGATCGTTTTGTCTATAAAAGGCTTTTCTCTGTGCTCTTCTCTGTATTTCAAAAGCTTTAACTTAGCACGTTCAAGCAAGGACTTTACTCTCTCTATGGGCATGGACAAAGTCTTTGCGATCTCCTCTTCCTCCATGGCTACGAACAAGACGTTCTTTTCCCCAACGTCAAAGTGGAGTTTTGCGACCTTTAGCTCATCTTCCGAGAGTATGCTTTGAAGCTCTTTTAGGGAAAAGGTGTAGTATCCGCCTTCGTCCAAAAGGCCTATGTCTGCATCCTGGGATGCGTAGAAGCCTCCTTCTGGATCGGTTGCTTCCTTTTTGTAATAATCAACTATGCCCTTTGCGGTACGCTTGTAAAGCTCCTTTGGTAGGATCTGATAGGCTATAGAGTAAAGTTGTAAAAGCTCTGCGTTGTCGTAGAGCATTTTCTCAAAGTGGGGCACAATCCACCTTTGATCGGTTGAATACCTAAAAAAGCCACCTAAAAGGTGGTCGTAAACTCCCCCCTTTGCCATGGCGTCCAAGGAAAGCTCAACTATCTTCAAAAGCTGTTCATTCTTTGTAAAGAAATACCTGTATAGCAAAAGTTCCCAAGCCTTTGCATGGTGAAACTTCGGTGCATCTCCAAGCCCACCATATTGGTAGTCTACAGATAGAAGTATGGAACTTATACCCTTTTCCAAGAGTTCTTCTCTGATTATTCCTTTGTAAGATTTCTGGTTTTGCATTGCCATAAGCTGGTATATTTGTTTCCCTGCATTTATAAGTCTTTCTTTATCCTCCTGCCAAAGCTGGGCGATCCTT
This window harbors:
- a CDS encoding phosphoribosyltransferase family protein, producing MRKFLRLLGISQSECIHCQSPAMGDLFLCKECIQDIKPFHPIEYTPIPYVFSYRVFGKYEGVLKSILQQIKFSNNPFLARWLGEAIKDHLWEFIEQTNPDIITFPELNLRRFWTRGFNQIEEILKGAGVPYQRVFKRVGFDPPMARLDKKKRIKASQTHTLREEWIEVLEGKKVLIVDDVLTTGGTISRLCELLLSVGAEQTHAFFLTKEF
- a CDS encoding aminotransferase class I/II-fold pyridoxal phosphate-dependent enzyme — translated: MTEEWMFPRVKKLPKYVFAMVNDLKYKLRREGEDIVDLGMGNPDLPPAPHIIEKLCEVARRDNVHGYSASKGIPRLRKAICDFYKRRYGVELDPETQAIMTIGAKEGYSHLILAIVEPGDSIIVSNPTYPIHYYAPIIAGADALSIPIIPDEEEDFEESFLKKIYDTVKSSYRKPKALVLSFPHNPTTLCVSLDFFKEVVGFAKKEGIWIIHDFAYADLGFDGYEPPSILQVEGATDVAVEIYSMSKGFSMAGWRVAFVLGNEILIKNLAHLKSYLDYGVFTPIQVASIIALESPYEIVEKNRDVYQKRRDVLVEGLNRIGWEVQKPKASMFVWARIPEWVGMNSLDFSLFLLKEAKVAISPGIGFGEYGEGYVRFALVENENRIRQAVRGIKRALQKFRQTV
- a CDS encoding TraR/DksA C4-type zinc finger protein, which translates into the protein MHHLTEEQIAQIKEALLELRNKVLSSAQEQIKDPSNVTFEGGDEIDRANLETGRYISLQRIKTRELKLLRKIDYALYKIDMGSYGICESCGAPIPFERLLARPVTTMCINCKELEEEREHD
- a CDS encoding rhodanese-like domain-containing protein, whose protein sequence is MFQVPELTPEEAKKLLEEEKENVLLLDVRTPPEHIQIRIPNSILIPLDELRFAYSSLPKDKKIIVYCRSGERSAFATYLLRHLGYEAYNLAGGILMWNYEKESGIPS
- a CDS encoding thioredoxin domain-containing protein produces the protein MNRLKNARSPYLRKSANQPVDWYEWSEEAFKRAKQENKPILLSIGGVWCHWCHVMAHECFENQEIAKIINENFVAIKVDRDERPDIDRRYQEVVFALTGSGGWPLTVFLTPEGEAFFGGTYFPPEDRWGRPGFKNLLLRIAQLWQEDKERLINAGKQIYQLMAMQNQKSYKGIIREELLEKGISSILLSVDYQYGGLGDAPKFHHAKAWELLLYRYFFTKNEQLLKIVELSLDAMAKGGVYDHLLGGFFRYSTDQRWIVPHFEKMLYDNAELLQLYSIAYQILPKELYKRTAKGIVDYYKKEATDPEGGFYASQDADIGLLDEGGYYTFSLKELQSILSEDELKVAKLHFDVGEKNVLFVAMEEEEIAKTLSMPIERVKSLLERAKLKLLKYREEHREKPFIDKTIYTSWNGLMLEAMAYYYKVFGDSWSKDFSVKTAERILRELYNGKDLEHAQGVEGFSEDYIFLARGLLALFEITQEPRWLEVSLELTLKAIDKFWDQQNWGFFDTKEQGSGLLSLRLKSISDTPTQSVNGSAPYLLLTLGSITDRTELLEFAEKNLQAFVRQVEEIPSISASYLISLYAYLRGIYKVETSEFFEPMLKAFRPFKVVIRKPVRGLVVCEGNTCQIYDGMPDSFS